From Pedobacter aquae:
TTCAACGACACATGCAGTCCGAATTTCCAAAAACGGTTTCTTATAATCGCTTTGTTGAGCTTAGCCAAAGCATACTTATGCCGATGACCATATTTTTGAAGACCTGCTGTTTAGGTATTTGTAGCGGTATTTCATTTGTAGATTCAACCCCAGTTAGGGTATGTAACAATAAGCGAATAAAACGGAATAAGGTATTTAAGGGCATTGCAGAGGTAGGTAAATCTACAATGGGCTGGTTTTATGGATTTAAGCTCCACATTGTAATCAACGATAAAGGAGAAATTTTAAACTTTGCAATTACACAGGCAAATGTTGATGACAGAGATCCGCTCAAAAATGAAAACTTCCTGAAATCAGTATTTGGAAAACTATTCGCAGATAAGGGATATATTTCTGAGAAACTAGCCAATATATTGTTTGTCAATGATATACATCTAATTACGAGCATTCGTAACAATATGAAAAACAGCTTAATGACTATGAATGATAAGATTACTCTTAGAAAAAGATCAGTAATAGAAACGGTAAACGATGAACTAAAAAACATTTGCCAAATTGAGCATTCAAGACATAGGTCTTTTACAAATTTTATATCCAACATGATTGCCGCATTAATTGCCTATTCTTTTTTTCCTAAAAAACCTTCAATTAAATATCAAAATGCTAATTCTAATCAAATCTTAGCTTTTTGATTAATCGAACTCAGGTTACTATTAATATAGCAGCGGTAATTCCTTCAGGAGCGGTTTTAGATGCTGATAAAAAAGGTTTAGCATCATTAACAGCCAAGGCTTTACAATTTGGAACAAAAAGCTACACCAAAGCTCAAATAGAAGAGCAAATGGATTTTATAGGAGCATCTTATAATACTTATGCCGGTAAAGAATTAGCTGGTTTAAGCGCTAAGTTTGCTGCCAAACATCAAGATAAGGTTTTGCCTATAATAAACGAGCTGTTAACGGCCCCTAGTTTTAATGAAGAAGAGTTTAGTAAAGAAAAGCAAAGAATCCTTACGCAATTAGAAAGAGCTAAAGAAAGTCCGCGTTCTGTTATAGGTAATTATTGGGATAATTTTATGTATGGTAACCACCCATACGGTAACCCAGTTTCTGGTAGTGTTAGCTCGGTTCAAAATTTAGCTGTTACTGATGTAAAAGGCTTCTATAGTAAGAATTATGGGCCAAATGGTGCTGCTATTGCTATTGTTGGAGATTTTAAAGCTAAAGAGATGAAAGCTAAAATCTCTAAGCTTTTTGGTAAGTGGACAAATCCTGTTAGCGCTACAGCTGTTGCATCAACCATAGAAAGCCCTAAAGAGGCTAGAGTTTTATTGGTAAATAAAGGTGATGCCCGCGAGACAACCATGTTGATAGGT
This genomic window contains:
- a CDS encoding IS982 family transposase yields the protein MIDYSKISDIFCLVDEFCKDFDNNTHSFLLGKASKRPPVMSKSEVISICLFFHLSGFRCFKHFYLFYIQRHMQSEFPKTVSYNRFVELSQSILMPMTIFLKTCCLGICSGISFVDSTPVRVCNNKRIKRNKVFKGIAEVGKSTMGWFYGFKLHIVINDKGEILNFAITQANVDDRDPLKNENFLKSVFGKLFADKGYISEKLANILFVNDIHLITSIRNNMKNSLMTMNDKITLRKRSVIETVNDELKNICQIEHSRHRSFTNFISNMIAALIAYSFFPKKPSIKYQNANSNQILAF
- a CDS encoding M16 family metallopeptidase yields the protein MINRTQVTINIAAVIPSGAVLDADKKGLASLTAKALQFGTKSYTKAQIEEQMDFIGASYNTYAGKELAGLSAKFAAKHQDKVLPIINELLTAPSFNEEEFSKEKQRILTQLERAKESPRSVIGNYWDNFMYGNHPYGNPVSGSVSSVQNLAVTDVKGFYSKNYGPNGAAIAIVGDFKAKEMKAKISKLFGKWTNPVSATAVASTIESPKEARVLLVNKGDARETTMLIGGKGVSRNNPDFVAIEVVNTVLGGRFTSWLNDELRVNSGLTYGANSRFSTLKNSGTFYISTFTATATTKATVDKALEVLKKLQEKGLDEATLQSAKNYVKGQFPPDYETPAQLASLLTDMFWYNFNEDFINTFESKVDGLTVEKSKDIIQKYFSANNLQFLFVGNAAEIKNVVSTYGKVTEKQIKEDSF